The proteins below come from a single Tissierella sp. MB52-C2 genomic window:
- a CDS encoding HAMP domain-containing sensor histidine kinase: MYFFIIVFLIINFLIRGMDKYFYSTVSNILDIKGFNSETILKSLGYYNKSIFPNRIYGIFIAFIISIIIYGIYILFNTKKDRKLKLKIKELQEDLISINKGDYSIEIKEDDEYSILRDELYKIIVNLKSLEAESKRQKSNLKKDLSNIAHQLKTPITSIGFMTELIKTDKGNTDIYLEKLSLELDKLKNFTEVLLKLSKVNSNTIDYKYEELSVKEIIDDIINSLNRDKNVKVEYIGEDFIVFGDEVWLYEGFLNIIKNSLEHTLDKMQIEFISNPIYKEIKIKDNGKGLEEEVLKRIFDRFYRGSTSIPGYGIGLNLSKSIIENHNGEIKAYNDNGLTFQIKFYDVT, translated from the coding sequence ATGTACTTTTTTATAATAGTATTTTTGATTATTAATTTTTTAATAAGGGGAATGGACAAATATTTTTATAGTACAGTCTCAAATATCCTAGATATTAAGGGATTTAATAGTGAAACTATATTAAAATCCTTAGGATATTATAATAAAAGCATATTTCCAAATAGGATATACGGAATTTTCATTGCTTTTATTATTTCTATAATTATATATGGAATATATATATTATTTAATACAAAAAAAGATAGAAAGCTCAAGCTTAAAATTAAGGAATTACAAGAAGATTTAATAAGTATAAACAAAGGTGACTATTCCATAGAGATAAAAGAAGATGATGAATACAGCATTTTGCGGGATGAATTATATAAGATTATAGTAAATTTAAAATCCTTAGAAGCAGAATCTAAAAGGCAAAAATCCAATTTAAAGAAAGACTTATCCAACATAGCCCACCAACTTAAAACCCCTATAACCTCAATAGGATTCATGACGGAGCTCATTAAAACAGATAAAGGGAATACAGATATATACTTAGAAAAGCTGTCTTTGGAACTAGATAAACTTAAAAACTTTACAGAGGTACTTTTAAAGCTATCTAAAGTAAATTCCAATACTATTGATTATAAATATGAAGAGCTTTCCGTAAAGGAAATAATAGATGATATAATAAATAGTTTAAATAGAGACAAAAATGTTAAAGTAGAGTATATTGGAGAAGATTTTATAGTTTTTGGAGATGAAGTTTGGCTTTATGAAGGATTTTTGAATATAATAAAAAATTCTTTAGAACATACCTTGGATAAGATGCAAATAGAGTTTATATCTAATCCTATATATAAAGAAATAAAGATAAAGGATAACGGAAAGGGACTAGAAGAAGAGGTTTTAAAAAGGATTTTTGATAGATTTTATAGGGGAAGTACATCTATACCAGGATATGGAATAGGATTAAATCTTTCAAAGTCAATAATAGAAAACCACAATGGAGAAATAAAGGCCTATAATGATAATGGACTTACATTTCAAATTAAATTTTATGATGTCACCTAG
- the glpK gene encoding glycerol kinase GlpK, which translates to MKKYIMAFDQGTTSSRAIIFDKSGNIIGKAQKEFKQIYPKAGYVEHDPIEIWATQSGVAREALEMGGIRGDEIAAIGITNQRETTIVWNKNTGKPIYNGIVWQCRRTADICSELSEMGLEEYTRENTGLILDAYFSATKIKWILDNVKGARKLAEEGELLFGTVDTWLIWNLTRGKVHVTDYSNASRTMLYNIKELKWDEKLIEVLDIPKSMLPEVKPSSEIYGYTEEYIFDGIKIPIAGIAGDQQAALFGQNCFEPGMAKNTYGTGCFMLMNTGENMVLSKNGLLTTIAWGIDGKIEYALEGSIFVAGASIQWLRDELKLIRSAEESEYYATKVEDTNGVYVVPAFVGIGAPYWDMYARGAILGLTRGAKSEHIIRATLESIAYQTRDVLEAMEEDSNIKLQSLKVDGGAVGNDFLMQFQADILSSIVERPKIIETTALGVAYLAGLAVGFWKDKKEVLDNWQIDRKFDPNMDTEKIDKLYKGWKKAVERSFAWEE; encoded by the coding sequence GTGAAAAAATATATAATGGCTTTTGATCAGGGGACAACAAGCTCTAGAGCTATAATATTTGATAAATCAGGCAATATAATAGGTAAGGCACAAAAAGAATTTAAGCAAATATATCCAAAAGCTGGATATGTAGAACATGACCCTATTGAAATATGGGCTACACAATCAGGGGTAGCAAGAGAGGCTCTGGAAATGGGAGGTATAAGGGGAGATGAAATAGCAGCTATAGGTATTACTAACCAAAGAGAGACCACTATAGTTTGGAATAAGAACACAGGTAAACCTATTTATAATGGGATAGTATGGCAGTGTAGACGAACTGCAGATATATGTAGTGAACTCAGCGAAATGGGACTAGAAGAATATACTAGAGAGAATACTGGCTTGATCCTTGATGCATATTTTTCCGCCACTAAAATTAAATGGATATTAGATAATGTAAAGGGAGCTAGAAAATTAGCAGAAGAAGGAGAGCTTCTATTTGGAACTGTGGATACTTGGCTTATATGGAATTTAACTAGAGGGAAAGTTCATGTAACTGATTATTCCAACGCATCTAGAACTATGTTATATAATATAAAAGAATTGAAGTGGGACGAAAAATTAATAGAAGTACTAGATATACCAAAATCTATGCTACCAGAAGTGAAACCTTCATCTGAGATATATGGTTATACGGAGGAGTATATATTTGATGGCATTAAAATACCCATAGCTGGTATTGCAGGAGATCAACAGGCAGCACTTTTTGGTCAGAACTGCTTTGAACCTGGTATGGCTAAAAATACCTATGGAACAGGATGCTTTATGCTAATGAATACAGGGGAAAACATGGTACTATCTAAAAACGGACTATTGACTACAATAGCCTGGGGGATAGATGGTAAAATAGAATATGCTTTAGAGGGAAGTATATTTGTGGCAGGAGCTTCTATTCAATGGCTAAGAGATGAACTAAAACTCATTAGGTCAGCAGAAGAATCTGAATATTACGCAACAAAAGTTGAAGATACCAATGGAGTATATGTAGTACCTGCCTTTGTAGGTATAGGTGCACCATATTGGGATATGTACGCAAGAGGGGCAATACTAGGTCTTACTAGGGGAGCTAAATCTGAGCATATAATTAGAGCAACCTTAGAATCTATAGCCTATCAAACTAGAGATGTGTTAGAAGCCATGGAAGAAGACTCTAATATTAAACTTCAATCACTTAAGGTAGATGGTGGAGCTGTAGGAAATGATTTTTTAATGCAGTTTCAAGCAGATATATTATCCTCCATAGTTGAAAGACCCAAAATAATAGAGACTACTGCCTTGGGAGTGGCTTATTTAGCTGGTCTGGCAGTAGGATTTTGGAAAGATAAGAAAGAAGTTTTAGACAATTGGCAGATAGATAGAAAGTTTGATCCTAATATGGATACTGAAAAAATAGATAAATTATATAAAGGATGGAAGAAGGCAGTAGAAAGATCTTTTGCTTGGGAAGAATGA
- a CDS encoding response regulator transcription factor: MKIFLLEDDETVCFGIKTYLENNNYIVKVAKSIDESKKVFDYNFDLILLDINLPDGTGFDFLKIFNIESIPFIFLTVNDSEEDIVKGLNISDGYITKPFKLPILIAKIESILRRVDGVEEKLNYKGLVLDQKNYICYLDGENINLALKEYEVLKLLLENRGNTLSREKILGIVWDIDGDFVEDNTLSATVKRLRKKLKDYSYVIETVRGIGYRFVRD; this comes from the coding sequence ATGAAGATTTTTTTACTTGAAGATGATGAAACTGTTTGTTTTGGGATTAAAACCTATTTGGAAAATAACAACTATATAGTAAAGGTTGCTAAGTCAATTGATGAATCAAAGAAAGTATTTGACTATAATTTTGATTTAATTCTTTTAGATATAAATTTACCGGATGGAACGGGGTTTGATTTTTTAAAGATATTTAATATAGAATCTATACCATTTATATTTTTAACAGTTAATGATTCAGAGGAAGATATAGTTAAGGGACTTAATATCTCTGATGGATATATTACAAAGCCTTTCAAACTTCCAATATTGATAGCGAAAATAGAAAGTATTTTAAGACGAGTAGACGGAGTAGAAGAAAAACTAAACTATAAAGGTTTAGTATTAGATCAGAAAAATTATATCTGCTATTTAGATGGAGAAAATATAAATTTAGCTTTAAAGGAATATGAAGTATTAAAGCTTCTTTTAGAAAACAGAGGAAATACTTTAAGTAGAGAAAAAATTCTAGGAATAGTTTGGGACATAGATGGAGATTTTGTAGAAGATAATACACTTTCAGCAACAGTAAAAAGATTAAGGAAAAAATTAAAGGATTATAGCTATGTGATAGAAACTGTAAGAGGAATTGGCTATAGATTTGTGAGGGATTAA
- a CDS encoding alpha/beta fold hydrolase — MGLSIETFIKGKDGMDIFLRIWDDVLNPKGVVQIFHGMAEHTARYDDFARFLNEKGYIVYADDHRGHGYSVDKNNILGYVGENGFYNIVEDEKIISKLIKEKHKDLPLYIFAHSFGSFIGQEYIIRYSKDINGIILSGSAKQNGLDVKAGNILSNIQNKFLDNTLEAKLIDKLSFGSFNNKVENKRTKFDWLSRDDKEVDKYIKDQLCGYISPINFYYNLFEGFKGLYKRERLNNIVKTLPILVLSGDMDPVGKYGKSVKRLYNQYNDLDIQDISLKLYSSGRHELLNEENKEEVYDYIYSWLKGR; from the coding sequence TTGGGATTAAGTATAGAAACCTTTATTAAGGGAAAAGATGGAATGGATATATTTTTAAGGATTTGGGATGATGTTTTAAATCCAAAGGGAGTAGTACAAATCTTCCATGGAATGGCTGAACATACAGCTAGATATGATGATTTCGCAAGATTTTTAAATGAAAAAGGATATATAGTTTATGCCGATGATCATAGGGGACATGGTTATTCTGTAGATAAAAATAATATCTTAGGATATGTTGGAGAAAATGGTTTTTATAATATTGTTGAAGATGAAAAAATAATATCTAAGCTAATTAAGGAAAAGCATAAAGACCTTCCCTTGTATATATTTGCTCATAGCTTTGGATCCTTTATTGGTCAAGAATATATAATCAGGTATTCAAAAGATATTAATGGTATAATCTTATCAGGCTCTGCAAAACAAAATGGTTTAGATGTTAAGGCAGGTAATATACTGTCAAATATACAGAATAAGTTCCTTGATAATACTTTAGAAGCAAAACTAATTGATAAATTATCCTTTGGTTCTTTTAATAATAAGGTTGAAAATAAAAGAACTAAATTTGATTGGCTAAGTAGAGATGATAAAGAAGTAGATAAATATATAAAAGACCAACTCTGTGGATATATATCTCCAATAAATTTTTATTATAATCTATTTGAAGGTTTTAAAGGATTATATAAAAGAGAACGATTAAATAATATAGTAAAAACTTTACCTATACTAGTCTTATCAGGTGATATGGACCCTGTAGGTAAATATGGTAAATCTGTAAAGAGATTATATAATCAATACAATGATTTAGATATTCAAGATATTTCTCTGAAATTATACTCTAGCGGAAGACATGAACTTTTAAATGAAGAAAATAAAGAGGAAGTTTATGATTATATATATAGCTGGTTAAAAGGAAGGTAA
- a CDS encoding DMT family transporter, producing MELTWFSLALLATLFWGLSDVSFKRGTDPKDKYSHLRILIMIGFIMGLQALVELYKLDFNYSIKTNFIYFPVSFLYILSMAVDFYGYRYLQISVGSPVASTSGAMAGILSFMVLGKTMTGIQFLAVSLITIGLVLLAILESQETRKKSLSIEEKKLNLGAVALIFPIIYAVVDAFATFLDDVYLSNILTPEEALISFELTFFTIALISLFYLVVIKKERYNIKDEKFNIIGGICETAGQFFYVYALTGNSVVAAPLMSIDGIVAVIFGRIWLKEKLNKNQYFTIIMITIGVFILGFFE from the coding sequence ATCCTAAAGACAAATATAGTCATTTAAGGATTTTAATTATGATTGGTTTTATTATGGGACTACAAGCTTTAGTAGAACTATATAAATTAGACTTTAATTATAGTATAAAGACTAATTTTATATATTTTCCAGTATCTTTTTTATATATATTATCTATGGCGGTGGATTTTTATGGATATAGATACCTCCAAATTTCAGTAGGTTCACCTGTAGCTAGTACCTCAGGAGCAATGGCTGGTATATTGTCTTTTATGGTACTAGGTAAAACAATGACAGGTATTCAATTTTTAGCAGTAAGTCTTATAACAATTGGTCTTGTTTTATTGGCAATATTGGAAAGTCAAGAAACTAGAAAAAAATCTTTAAGTATAGAAGAAAAAAAACTTAATCTTGGAGCAGTAGCCCTTATATTTCCTATAATCTATGCTGTAGTTGATGCCTTTGCAACATTTTTAGATGATGTATATTTAAGCAATATCCTTACACCTGAAGAAGCATTGATTTCATTTGAGCTTACTTTTTTTACAATAGCTTTAATATCTTTATTTTATCTAGTTGTTATTAAGAAGGAAAGATATAATATTAAAGATGAGAAATTCAATATAATAGGTGGAATTTGTGAAACAGCAGGACAATTTTTCTATGTTTATGCATTAACTGGAAACTCAGTAGTTGCAGCACCATTAATGTCTATAGATGGTATTGTAGCTGTAATCTTTGGAAGGATATGGCTGAAAGAAAAATTGAATAAAAATCAATATTTTACTATTATAATGATAACCATAGGAGTATTTATTTTGGGATTTTTTGAGTAA